A single region of the Armatimonadota bacterium genome encodes:
- the pyrB gene encoding aspartate carbamoyltransferase, with the protein MLTDLITLRETEPEDIRLLLDTAQSFKEILDRPVKKVPTLRGRQVVTLFYEASTRTRVSFENAAKIMSADTTSVAAATSSVQKGESLLDTVRTLRAMRIDCLVMRHPQSGAAHLVAQALDIPVVNAGDGMHEHPTQALLDMLTIRQHKGKLEGLTVAIVGDIMHSRVARSNLWGLTKMGAKVRFVGPATLLPRDVRRLPVEVYTDLHRGLEGADVVMALRLQQERMERGLLPSLREYSQRWGVHAKALEVTKPDCIVMHPGPMNRGVEIADDVADSGRSVILDQVTNGVAIRMAVLYHLLGGEAAA; encoded by the coding sequence ATGTTGACGGACCTGATTACCCTGCGTGAGACGGAGCCAGAAGACATCCGTCTGTTGCTGGACACGGCGCAGTCCTTCAAGGAGATTTTAGACCGTCCCGTGAAGAAGGTGCCCACCTTGCGGGGCAGGCAGGTAGTGACCCTTTTTTACGAAGCGAGCACCCGCACGCGCGTCTCGTTTGAAAACGCCGCCAAAATCATGTCGGCGGATACCACCAGCGTGGCAGCCGCAACCAGCTCCGTGCAGAAAGGAGAAAGCTTGCTGGATACCGTGCGGACCCTGCGGGCAATGCGCATTGACTGTCTGGTGATGCGCCATCCGCAGTCGGGAGCTGCCCATCTGGTGGCGCAGGCACTGGATATTCCGGTGGTCAACGCGGGCGACGGGATGCACGAACATCCGACGCAGGCGCTGCTGGATATGCTCACCATCCGGCAGCACAAGGGCAAACTGGAAGGACTCACCGTCGCTATCGTGGGCGACATCATGCACAGCCGAGTGGCGCGGAGCAACCTGTGGGGGCTGACCAAAATGGGCGCGAAGGTGCGTTTTGTGGGTCCGGCAACGCTGCTGCCGCGCGATGTGCGCCGATTGCCCGTCGAGGTGTATACCGACTTGCACAGAGGGCTGGAAGGTGCAGATGTGGTGATGGCGTTGCGCCTGCAACAGGAGCGTATGGAACGTGGCTTACTGCCCAGCCTGCGGGAGTACTCGCAACGCTGGGGCGTCCACGCGAAAGCGCTGGAGGTGACGAAGCCAGACTGTATCGTCATGCACCCGGGTCCTATGAATCGCGGTGTAGAGATTGCTGATGATGTGGCGGATAGCGGGCGTTCGGTCATCCTGGATCAGGTGACCAACGGCGTGGCAATCCGTATGGCGGTGCTGTATCATCTTCTGGGCGGGGAGGCGGCAGCATGA
- the pyrC gene encoding dihydroorotase: MRTIFRKAHVCDPSQGIDRVADVVVDEGKVLAIVEDSTPYDVGSCEVIDCSGLVLTPGLIDLHVHLREPGYEYKEDVQSGTQAAVAGGFSAVCCMPNTDPPLDEPSVIRGLLRRAEEVGVARVYPVAAITKGLQPEGFTEMAALKEAGAVAVTDDAYPLQLAEVLRRGMEYAAQLGLTVMTHCEDKSLTRDACMNEGLTATIMGLRGMPSVAEETQVARNCLMSLYTGCRLHILHVSTAGAVQIIRWAKQMGAPVTAETCPHYFALTDEACLGYNTSAKMNPPLRTQADCDAIIEGLRDGTIDAIATDHAPHAAYEKAQEFALAPFGIVGLETAFAVSYTELVSTGRMSLSQLVEKMSCQPAKVLGLPGGTLAPGSPADVALFDPNRKWTVRASEFRSKSRNTPFEGWELQGKPVLTMVAGKVVYHERW; this comes from the coding sequence ATGAGAACCATCTTTCGCAAAGCGCACGTGTGTGACCCCTCGCAGGGGATCGATAGGGTCGCCGATGTGGTGGTGGATGAAGGCAAGGTGCTGGCGATTGTGGAGGACAGCACGCCCTATGATGTGGGCAGTTGTGAAGTGATCGATTGTTCGGGGCTGGTGCTCACCCCAGGGCTGATAGACCTGCATGTGCACCTGCGCGAGCCGGGTTATGAGTACAAGGAGGATGTGCAATCGGGCACGCAGGCGGCGGTGGCAGGAGGCTTCAGCGCGGTGTGTTGTATGCCTAACACCGACCCGCCGCTGGACGAACCTTCGGTCATTCGCGGTTTACTGAGGCGGGCAGAAGAGGTGGGCGTGGCGCGAGTGTACCCCGTTGCCGCCATCACAAAGGGTCTGCAGCCCGAAGGGTTCACCGAGATGGCTGCATTGAAAGAGGCGGGCGCAGTGGCGGTGACCGATGACGCCTATCCCCTGCAGCTGGCGGAAGTGCTAAGGCGGGGGATGGAGTACGCCGCGCAGCTGGGTTTGACGGTCATGACGCACTGCGAGGATAAATCGCTGACCCGTGATGCGTGCATGAACGAGGGGTTGACCGCTACCATCATGGGCTTGCGCGGGATGCCGTCGGTCGCCGAGGAGACGCAGGTGGCGCGAAACTGTCTGATGAGCCTGTATACAGGATGTCGGCTGCACATCCTGCACGTGTCTACGGCGGGGGCGGTGCAAATCATCCGCTGGGCGAAGCAGATGGGCGCACCGGTAACGGCGGAAACCTGTCCCCACTACTTCGCGCTGACCGATGAGGCATGTCTGGGTTACAACACCAGCGCCAAGATGAACCCACCCCTGCGTACACAGGCGGACTGTGATGCGATCATCGAGGGGCTGCGGGACGGCACGATAGATGCCATCGCCACCGACCATGCGCCGCACGCCGCTTATGAGAAAGCGCAGGAGTTCGCGCTCGCGCCTTTTGGTATCGTGGGGCTAGAGACCGCCTTCGCCGTCTCTTATACCGAGCTGGTGTCCACGGGCAGGATGAGCCTGAGCCAGCTGGTGGAGAAGATGAGCTGCCAGCCGGCGAAGGTGTTGGGGTTGCCGGGCGGCACGCTGGCACCGGGTTCACCGGCGGACGTCGCGCTATTTGACCCGAATCGAAAGTGGACGGTGCGCGCCAGCGAGTTCCGCTCTAAATCGCGCAACACGCCCTTTGAGGGCTGGGAATTGCAGGGCAAGCCGGTGTTGACGATGGTGGCTGGTAAAGTCGTTTATCACGAGCGGTGGTAA
- the metB gene encoding cystathionine gamma-synthase, protein MRFGTKAIRAGQEPDPITGAVVPAIHLASTYVQAKVGELKSGWEYARSGNPTRGALERSIAALENAEYGLAFASGMAAETAVTSLVRSGEHILATKDIYGGTFRLLRHLREKYDVQSTYADFTNLNRLEEAFTPQTRLVWIESPSNPTLVVVDIAAIAEITHRHNALLVVDNTFASPYLQTPLDLGADIVLHSTTKYIGGHSDLIGGAVVTRDPELYEKLYRYQNDFGGVPSPFDCWLTLRGIRTLHVRMEAHCRNALAVAQFLESHPQIEWVRYPGLPSHPQHELARKQMRHGFSGMIAVGVKGGAEAAQRFCEGTKIFNLAESLGGAESLIGYPPKMSHASMSAEERAWCGIPDNMVRLSVGLEDVNDLIEDLQQALEAV, encoded by the coding sequence ATGCGCTTTGGAACGAAGGCGATACGAGCGGGACAGGAGCCAGACCCCATCACGGGGGCGGTAGTGCCTGCTATCCATCTGGCTTCCACCTACGTGCAGGCGAAAGTAGGCGAGCTGAAATCGGGCTGGGAGTACGCTCGCTCGGGCAACCCTACTCGTGGTGCACTGGAAAGGAGTATCGCGGCGCTGGAAAACGCCGAGTATGGGCTGGCATTCGCCTCCGGCATGGCAGCAGAGACGGCGGTTACCTCGCTGGTGCGCAGCGGAGAGCACATTCTGGCGACCAAAGACATCTATGGGGGAACCTTCCGCCTGCTGCGTCACCTGCGCGAGAAGTACGATGTCCAGTCCACGTATGCCGATTTTACCAACCTGAACCGCCTGGAGGAGGCGTTTACCCCGCAGACGCGGCTGGTGTGGATCGAAAGCCCCTCCAATCCCACACTGGTGGTAGTGGACATCGCCGCTATCGCGGAAATCACCCATCGCCACAACGCGCTGCTGGTGGTGGACAACACCTTCGCCAGTCCCTACCTGCAAACCCCACTGGACCTCGGCGCGGATATCGTGCTGCACAGCACCACCAAGTACATCGGCGGGCACAGCGACCTCATCGGGGGGGCGGTGGTCACCCGTGACCCCGAACTGTATGAAAAGCTCTACCGCTATCAGAACGATTTCGGCGGTGTGCCCAGTCCCTTTGACTGCTGGTTAACCCTGCGGGGCATCCGCACGCTGCATGTGCGTATGGAAGCGCACTGTCGCAACGCGCTGGCGGTGGCGCAGTTTCTGGAAAGCCATCCCCAGATAGAGTGGGTGCGCTATCCGGGCTTACCTTCCCATCCTCAGCATGAGCTGGCGCGCAAGCAGATGCGCCACGGGTTCAGCGGCATGATCGCCGTCGGCGTGAAGGGAGGAGCGGAGGCAGCGCAGCGATTTTGCGAGGGCACGAAGATTTTCAATCTGGCGGAGAGCCTGGGCGGAGCGGAGTCACTCATCGGATACCCGCCGAAGATGTCGCACGCCTCGATGAGTGCAGAGGAGCGTGCCTGGTGTGGTATCCCCGATAATATGGTGCGCCTCTCCGTCGGTCTGGAGGATGTCAACGATCTGATAGAAGACCTCCAGCAGGCACTGGAAGCGGTGTAG
- the pyrR gene encoding bifunctional protein PyrR — MPTEVKVMDAHEMRRALTRIAHEILERNKGAEDLVLVGILRRGAPLAHRLSRLIEQIEGTAVPVGELDITLYRDDYRTHAVSDIGATNIPVDITNKKVVLVDEVIYTGRTVRAAITALMDLGRPACVQLAVLIDRGHRELPIRPDYVGKNLPTARQEFVEVKLEELHGEDSVRIRKPDEER; from the coding sequence ATGCCCACCGAAGTGAAAGTGATGGATGCCCACGAGATGCGGCGTGCGCTCACCCGCATCGCCCACGAGATTCTGGAGCGCAATAAGGGCGCAGAAGACCTCGTGCTGGTGGGCATCTTGCGGCGGGGGGCACCCCTGGCGCACCGCCTGAGCAGGCTCATCGAACAGATTGAGGGTACCGCTGTGCCCGTTGGAGAGCTGGACATCACCCTCTACCGCGACGACTACCGCACCCATGCCGTTTCCGATATCGGCGCAACAAATATCCCCGTGGACATTACCAACAAGAAGGTGGTGCTGGTAGATGAAGTGATTTACACGGGACGCACCGTTCGCGCCGCTATCACCGCCCTGATGGACCTCGGACGCCCCGCCTGTGTGCAGCTGGCGGTGCTGATTGACCGTGGACATCGTGAACTGCCCATCCGCCCCGACTATGTGGGCAAGAACCTGCCTACCGCACGGCAGGAGTTCGTGGAGGTCAAGTTAGAAGAGCTGCACGGTGAAGACTCGGTGCGCATCCGCAAACCCGACGAGGAGCGATAG
- a CDS encoding xylose isomerase, producing MKLACQEGMAPGGTLQEKLDHLAQYGYEGIEFWGAQFIDADAGGMRKERVAEVRRLTENHPVKPSTICAGYRGALLDADRREREQAVQDIETLLYAAGEIGATGVIVVPIFGAPRIPDLTPYASAVQLETELLCKLLEPLSKVAEKAGSVILLEPLNRYETHYMNRLEQAVDICQRVGASHLKLMADFFHMSIEERDIPAAIRSAKGYLAHVHLADSTRLLPGYGHTDFRSGFAALKEIGFDRYMALECGIPGDPREELPKCAQYLRAQMP from the coding sequence ATGAAACTGGCATGTCAGGAAGGCATGGCGCCGGGCGGCACCCTGCAAGAGAAGCTGGATCACCTGGCGCAATACGGATACGAGGGTATTGAGTTCTGGGGAGCGCAGTTTATCGACGCCGACGCAGGCGGAATGCGCAAGGAGCGTGTGGCGGAGGTGCGTCGCCTCACCGAGAACCACCCGGTTAAGCCGAGCACGATCTGCGCAGGCTACCGAGGCGCGTTGCTGGATGCCGACCGTCGTGAGCGTGAGCAAGCGGTGCAGGATATCGAAACCCTGCTGTACGCCGCAGGCGAAATCGGCGCGACGGGCGTGATTGTGGTGCCCATCTTCGGCGCGCCGCGCATCCCAGACCTTACACCGTATGCATCCGCCGTGCAGCTGGAAACCGAACTGCTGTGCAAACTGCTGGAGCCGCTGAGCAAAGTCGCCGAAAAGGCAGGCAGTGTGATCCTGCTGGAACCGCTCAACCGCTACGAGACACACTACATGAACCGGCTGGAGCAGGCGGTGGACATCTGCCAGCGTGTGGGGGCATCGCACCTGAAGCTCATGGCGGACTTCTTCCACATGAGCATCGAGGAGCGCGACATCCCCGCCGCGATACGGAGCGCGAAAGGCTATCTCGCGCATGTGCACCTCGCCGATAGTACACGCCTGCTGCCTGGCTACGGGCATACCGACTTTCGTTCGGGCTTCGCCGCGCTGAAGGAGATAGGCTTTGACCGCTACATGGCACTGGAGTGCGGCATCCCCGGCGACCCTCGTGAAGAGTTGCCGAAGTGTGCTCAATACCTGCGCGCGCAGATGCCATGA
- a CDS encoding amidohydrolase yields MPETLLHNVKIYTMDVNQPIADAMVWREETILAVGEREHLSVRYPGAKRVDGGGLYVVPGFNDCHCHILAYGLDLSAANLSPEHAPDIPSLITQLRRWAGEHPDAPWITGSFYDQNRMTERRHPTRYELDQVSAEKPVFIEHTSKHGGVANSAALRIAGITRETPDPPGGTIERDAQGEPTGVLLESAVDLVTRHQPPLSHAQRVRALHLAAQAMAEKGITAAADASTGWGDLQGELAAYTQAVNEGAPLRVTLMILAGALRREGAWIRPQDIRTGCDGVRVGIAKVFSDGALTTRTAALKEPFVDTGTTGMLLHSEEELEEYVMGAHRAGWQIATHAIGDRAIETMLHLYAQALRQYPRADVRHRIEHCMLLDDELIDRLRQLGVVAVLQPEFVARLGDAYRYGLGEERARRLNRVTSLLQAGVPVAFSSDCPVVPGAPLDGIRAAMERKTPLGVVLGESERVDALTAIRLYTKGSAYAVHDEGYTGSLSAGKRADFVVLSRDPAAAPVEEWEDVRVVATVFGGRVVAGRFE; encoded by the coding sequence ATGCCCGAAACACTGTTACACAACGTCAAGATATACACGATGGACGTCAACCAGCCCATTGCCGACGCAATGGTGTGGCGCGAGGAGACCATTCTGGCGGTCGGCGAGAGGGAGCACCTCTCCGTGCGTTACCCAGGGGCGAAGCGGGTAGACGGCGGTGGGCTGTACGTCGTTCCCGGCTTCAATGACTGCCACTGCCATATTCTGGCATACGGCTTGGACCTGAGCGCGGCGAACCTCAGCCCGGAGCACGCGCCCGATATTCCCAGCCTGATCACACAGTTGCGTCGCTGGGCAGGGGAGCACCCGGATGCACCCTGGATTACAGGCAGCTTCTACGACCAGAACCGGATGACAGAGCGCAGGCATCCGACGCGCTATGAGCTGGATCAGGTCAGTGCAGAGAAGCCGGTGTTCATCGAGCATACCAGCAAGCATGGCGGGGTGGCGAACTCCGCCGCGCTGCGAATCGCGGGCATCACTCGCGAGACACCCGACCCACCCGGCGGCACCATCGAACGAGATGCACAGGGCGAGCCGACAGGCGTACTGCTGGAGAGCGCGGTGGACCTGGTTACCAGACACCAGCCTCCGCTTTCGCACGCGCAGCGCGTCCGGGCGTTGCATCTGGCAGCGCAGGCAATGGCGGAAAAAGGTATTACCGCGGCAGCAGACGCGAGCACCGGCTGGGGCGACCTGCAGGGAGAACTCGCCGCCTACACGCAGGCGGTGAACGAAGGCGCGCCTCTGCGGGTAACGCTGATGATACTGGCAGGCGCGCTGAGGCGCGAGGGTGCGTGGATACGACCTCAGGACATCCGCACGGGGTGTGACGGCGTACGAGTGGGTATCGCGAAGGTGTTTTCCGACGGGGCGCTGACCACGCGCACCGCTGCGCTCAAGGAGCCGTTTGTGGATACCGGCACAACCGGTATGCTGCTGCACAGTGAAGAGGAGCTGGAGGAGTACGTGATGGGCGCGCACCGGGCGGGATGGCAAATCGCGACGCACGCCATCGGCGACCGGGCGATAGAGACGATGCTGCACCTTTACGCGCAGGCATTACGGCAGTATCCGCGTGCCGATGTGCGTCACCGCATCGAGCACTGCATGTTGCTGGACGATGAACTGATAGACCGTCTGCGCCAGCTGGGGGTAGTGGCGGTGTTGCAACCCGAATTTGTAGCGCGACTGGGCGATGCCTACCGTTACGGTCTGGGCGAAGAACGAGCGCGACGGCTGAATCGGGTTACATCTTTACTGCAAGCAGGCGTCCCCGTTGCGTTCAGCTCCGATTGTCCGGTGGTACCGGGCGCGCCACTGGACGGTATCCGCGCAGCGATGGAGCGCAAGACGCCGCTGGGTGTGGTGCTGGGCGAAAGCGAGCGGGTGGATGCACTGACTGCCATCCGTCTGTACACAAAAGGCTCGGCGTACGCGGTGCACGATGAAGGGTATACAGGCTCACTGAGCGCGGGTAAGCGGGCAGATTTCGTGGTGCTCAGCCGCGACCCGGCGGCGGCCCCAGTAGAGGAATGGGAGGACGTGCGTGTGGTGGCTACCGTTTTCGGAGGCAGAGTGGTGGCAGGGAGGTTCGA
- a CDS encoding molybdenum cofactor biosynthesis protein MoeB has protein sequence MAVTVWIPSALQAYAGNQSEVQVQASTVGEALQALTEAYPDLRKHLYNEQGKLRSFVNVYLGEEDTRYLQGLETPVKDGDQLMIVPSIAGGSPAVAEEVTLDNEEILRYSRHLILPDVAMEGQLKLKAAKVLCVGAGGLGSPLALYLAAAGVGTIGLVDFDIVDFTNLQRQVLYTTEDVGRPKLEVAKERLQAMNPHIQIRTYETRLTRDNALDILADYDIVVDGTDNFATRYLVNDACVLLGKPNVYGSIFRFEGQASVFYAKEGPCYRCLYPEPPPPGLVPSCAEGGVLGVLPGVIGTIQAMETIKLLLGKGEPLIGRLLLFNALKMQFRELKLRKNPNCPVCGEHPILRELIDYEEFCGVRGTEEAPAEIVEEITPTELKRRLDAGEDIFLLDVREPVEWQICRLDGAVLIPMNTVPARMHELDSAKEMVVYCRSGKRSAHIVAFLKAAGFRKVKNLQGGILQWSDEVDPTVPKY, from the coding sequence ATGGCAGTAACCGTATGGATACCGAGTGCGTTGCAGGCGTACGCTGGCAACCAGAGCGAAGTACAGGTGCAAGCCAGCACGGTCGGAGAGGCTTTGCAAGCGCTCACCGAAGCCTACCCCGACCTGCGCAAACACCTGTACAACGAGCAGGGCAAGCTGCGCTCCTTTGTGAACGTGTACCTGGGCGAGGAGGACACCCGCTACTTGCAGGGACTGGAAACGCCCGTGAAGGACGGCGACCAGCTGATGATCGTGCCCTCCATCGCAGGGGGCAGCCCCGCTGTAGCGGAAGAGGTAACGCTGGACAACGAGGAGATACTGCGCTACAGCCGGCATCTCATCCTGCCCGACGTGGCGATGGAGGGGCAGCTCAAACTCAAAGCGGCGAAGGTGCTGTGCGTGGGCGCAGGGGGGTTGGGTTCTCCGCTGGCGCTGTACCTGGCGGCAGCGGGCGTAGGCACTATCGGTCTGGTAGACTTCGACATAGTGGATTTCACCAACCTGCAGCGACAGGTGCTGTACACCACTGAGGACGTCGGGCGCCCCAAGCTGGAGGTCGCGAAGGAACGCCTGCAAGCAATGAACCCGCATATCCAGATACGCACCTACGAGACGCGTCTCACCCGCGACAATGCGCTGGACATCCTCGCTGACTACGATATCGTCGTGGATGGTACCGACAACTTCGCCACACGTTATCTGGTGAACGACGCCTGCGTGCTGTTAGGCAAGCCCAATGTGTACGGCTCCATCTTCCGCTTCGAGGGACAGGCTTCGGTGTTCTACGCGAAGGAGGGACCCTGCTACCGTTGCCTGTATCCTGAACCCCCGCCGCCCGGTCTGGTTCCGAGCTGTGCCGAAGGGGGGGTGCTGGGCGTACTGCCCGGCGTCATCGGCACGATACAGGCGATGGAGACCATCAAGCTCCTTCTGGGCAAGGGCGAGCCGCTCATCGGGCGACTGCTGCTGTTCAACGCGCTGAAGATGCAGTTCCGCGAGCTGAAGCTGCGCAAGAACCCCAACTGCCCTGTGTGCGGTGAACACCCCATCCTTCGCGAACTGATTGACTACGAAGAGTTCTGCGGAGTACGCGGCACAGAAGAGGCTCCTGCTGAAATCGTGGAAGAGATAACCCCCACCGAACTCAAGCGCAGGCTGGATGCTGGTGAAGACATTTTCCTGCTGGACGTCCGCGAACCCGTGGAGTGGCAAATCTGCCGTCTGGACGGCGCGGTGCTGATACCGATGAACACCGTCCCCGCGCGCATGCACGAGCTGGACTCCGCAAAGGAGATGGTAGTGTACTGCCGTTCGGGCAAGCGCAGTGCACACATTGTTGCCTTCCTGAAAGCGGCGGGCTTTCGCAAAGTGAAGAATCTGCAGGGCGGCATCCTGCAGTGGTCGGATGAAGTAGACCCCACCGTGCCCAAATACTGA
- a CDS encoding cytochrome P460, translated as MRRFFWFSVIAASAVGVIALQAQQANAPTPERLPAGWRNWTHITTGVIYSDQHPLFDPFGGVHHIYANDKAAAVYRRNGKQFPDGSAIVFVLYEAKDVDGMYVAGKKKVTAIMVKDSKRYARSYGWGWQAWDASGKKLVTNPVEQCANCHLSQKDRDMVFSQWVP; from the coding sequence ATGAGACGGTTCTTCTGGTTCAGCGTGATCGCTGCGAGTGCAGTGGGGGTCATCGCCCTGCAGGCACAACAGGCAAACGCCCCCACACCCGAACGCCTGCCAGCCGGCTGGCGCAACTGGACGCATATCACCACAGGCGTCATCTACAGCGACCAGCATCCGCTGTTCGACCCCTTCGGCGGGGTGCACCACATCTACGCTAACGACAAAGCTGCCGCCGTGTACAGGCGCAACGGCAAACAGTTCCCCGACGGCAGCGCGATCGTGTTCGTGCTGTACGAGGCGAAAGACGTGGACGGCATGTACGTGGCGGGCAAAAAGAAGGTGACCGCCATTATGGTGAAAGACAGTAAACGCTATGCGCGCAGTTACGGCTGGGGCTGGCAAGCGTGGGACGCCAGTGGCAAAAAGCTGGTGACGAACCCGGTGGAGCAGTGCGCGAACTGCCACCTGTCGCAGAAAGACAGGGACATGGTCTTCAGCCAGTGGGTGCCGTAA
- a CDS encoding cysteine synthase: protein MSACAHLVRPVEPTTAEASIEQLIGNTPLIRLRRVAAHLAPAVEVYIKAEWFNPGGSVKDRPAWNMIRVAEQQGLLTPDKIIIDATSGNTGIAYAMIGAARGYKVQLCLPANANAERKRMLRAFGAELILTDPLEQTDGAIRKVQQMVESAPDRYFYPDQYNNPANWQAHYYGTGVEIWQQTDGRVTHFVAGMGTTGTLMGTGRRLKEYNPEVRLIAVQPDSPFHGLEGLKHLQTAMVPGIYDPTVPDEVAEVSTEQAHAMARRLAREEGLFVGISAAAAVCVALRVAEQLSGGVVVAMAPDGGSRYITDPLWEEEG, encoded by the coding sequence ATGAGTGCCTGCGCCCATCTGGTGCGCCCAGTGGAACCCACTACAGCCGAGGCGAGTATCGAGCAGCTTATCGGCAACACGCCTCTGATCCGCCTGCGGAGGGTGGCTGCACATCTTGCGCCTGCGGTGGAGGTGTACATCAAAGCGGAGTGGTTCAACCCGGGTGGTTCGGTGAAGGACCGACCGGCGTGGAACATGATTCGCGTCGCCGAACAGCAGGGACTGTTGACACCCGATAAAATCATCATTGACGCCACTTCGGGCAACACGGGCATTGCCTACGCGATGATCGGTGCAGCACGGGGCTACAAGGTACAGCTGTGCCTGCCTGCCAACGCCAACGCCGAGCGCAAAAGGATGCTGCGAGCCTTCGGTGCAGAATTGATACTTACCGACCCGCTCGAGCAAACTGACGGTGCCATCCGCAAAGTGCAGCAGATGGTGGAGTCAGCCCCCGACCGCTACTTCTACCCTGACCAGTACAACAACCCAGCCAACTGGCAGGCGCACTACTACGGCACCGGTGTGGAAATCTGGCAGCAGACGGATGGGCGCGTAACACATTTTGTGGCGGGCATGGGCACCACGGGCACGCTCATGGGCACAGGAAGGCGACTGAAGGAGTATAATCCTGAGGTACGGCTGATTGCCGTGCAGCCTGATAGTCCGTTTCACGGTCTGGAAGGGCTGAAGCATCTGCAAACAGCCATGGTGCCGGGCATCTACGACCCCACCGTGCCCGACGAGGTCGCAGAGGTCTCCACCGAGCAGGCGCACGCGATGGCGCGTCGGCTGGCGCGAGAGGAAGGGTTGTTTGTAGGCATCTCTGCGGCGGCGGCGGTGTGCGTCGCGCTGCGGGTGGCGGAGCAACTTTCTGGTGGTGTGGTCGTGGCGATGGCGCCCGATGGGGGCAGCCGCTACATTACCGACCCGCTCTGGGAGGAGGAAGGGTGA
- a CDS encoding xylulokinase, whose translation MKRLILAHDLGTTGNKAVLIDEDGQLVDVAFASYRTAHPAPLAAEQNPAHWWRAVVRCTRLLLQRDESRRSRLEAVGFSGHMNGVVLVDEEGVPLRPALIHADIRAQQQCERLRLSIGEERYYTITGNRIAPFYSLPKLMMLIEREPEVVRGARWMIQCKDYCVGRMTGRWGITDPSDASLTGIYDVNRLRWSEQVVDASRISASLLPEVVPSTDVVGHVSREAARATGLPEGLPVVMGAGDGACATVGAGVVEPGESYTYIGGTAWTSCLRERFIPDRAMRLTTLMAAQPRRWVQFGTVQSAGSAWDWFVRLFGRGVGTDRLQEEASAVPAGSSGLVFLPYLSGERAPIWNPRAKGVFFGLHSHHTRAHLARAVLEGVSCALESILQVMREHGAIAECVRVVGGGARSDLWMHILADVYGCPVEIPRHAESITAVGAAVIAGAGVGLFDGFAIAKTIAVSERRIEPDESHRRIYAPLRSRYAELYGALRTLFLSA comes from the coding sequence ATGAAAAGGCTCATCCTCGCGCATGATTTAGGCACGACTGGCAACAAGGCGGTGTTGATAGACGAGGACGGGCAACTGGTAGATGTTGCCTTCGCCTCCTACCGCACCGCCCATCCTGCCCCTCTTGCCGCCGAGCAGAATCCTGCCCACTGGTGGCGAGCGGTGGTGCGCTGCACGCGCCTCCTGCTGCAACGGGATGAGAGCCGCCGAAGCAGGCTGGAGGCTGTTGGTTTCAGTGGTCACATGAACGGTGTGGTGCTGGTGGACGAAGAGGGTGTTCCCCTTCGCCCCGCGCTCATCCACGCCGACATCCGCGCGCAGCAGCAGTGCGAACGACTGCGCCTGAGCATCGGAGAGGAGCGTTACTACACGATCACTGGCAACCGCATCGCACCTTTTTACTCCCTTCCGAAACTGATGATGCTGATAGAGCGCGAGCCAGAGGTGGTGCGGGGAGCACGCTGGATGATTCAGTGCAAAGACTACTGCGTGGGGCGCATGACCGGCAGGTGGGGCATCACGGACCCCTCCGATGCTTCCCTCACCGGTATCTACGACGTCAACCGCCTCAGGTGGAGCGAGCAGGTGGTGGATGCCAGCCGGATCTCTGCCAGCCTGCTGCCGGAGGTGGTCCCCTCTACCGACGTGGTCGGGCATGTGTCGCGCGAAGCGGCACGGGCGACCGGCTTACCCGAGGGGCTTCCTGTGGTGATGGGTGCGGGCGATGGGGCGTGTGCTACCGTTGGCGCAGGGGTGGTGGAACCCGGCGAGAGTTACACCTATATCGGTGGTACGGCGTGGACCTCCTGCCTGCGCGAGCGGTTCATCCCCGACCGAGCCATGCGCCTGACCACACTGATGGCAGCGCAACCTCGTCGCTGGGTGCAGTTCGGCACGGTGCAGTCGGCGGGGAGCGCGTGGGACTGGTTCGTGCGACTGTTCGGCAGAGGGGTGGGAACGGATCGGTTGCAGGAGGAAGCCTCTGCGGTCCCTGCCGGCAGCAGCGGTCTGGTTTTCCTGCCCTATCTGAGCGGGGAGCGTGCGCCCATATGGAACCCGCGTGCGAAAGGCGTCTTCTTCGGCTTGCACTCACACCACACACGGGCACATCTGGCGCGAGCGGTGCTGGAAGGGGTATCGTGTGCGCTGGAGAGTATCCTGCAGGTGATGCGTGAGCACGGAGCGATTGCCGAGTGCGTGCGCGTCGTGGGTGGGGGAGCGCGCAGTGACCTCTGGATGCATATCCTGGCGGATGTGTACGGATGTCCTGTAGAGATACCTCGCCATGCCGAGTCTATCACCGCTGTCGGCGCAGCGGTGATTGCGGGAGCAGGCGTAGGGCTGTTTGACGGCTTCGCCATCGCGAAGACGATTGCTGTATCGGAACGACGGATAGAGCCAGACGAGAGCCATCGCAGGATCTATGCGCCGCTGAGGTCGCGATACGCGGAACTGTACGGAGCGTTGAGAACGCTGTTTCTTTCTGCTTGA